The Toxorhynchites rutilus septentrionalis strain SRP chromosome 3, ASM2978413v1, whole genome shotgun sequence genome includes a region encoding these proteins:
- the LOC129778323 gene encoding protein arginine methyltransferase NDUFAF7, mitochondrial, whose amino-acid sequence MNVQIRRIIVQQTRNYSYKPVKRVKFPPAGSSVLKLDRNSNVPSLKNELKSRIFATGPISIATYMKQVLTNPVAGYYMTSENVFGSRGDFVTSPEIGQIFGEMVAVWCLNELSKFGSVTPCQLIELGPGKGTMMRDILRVFDQFKACDGLSVHLVEMSEHLSKTQAELLCRSSTEYSDKPFYRSGITPSGMKIYWYRQLNDVPQCFSIILAHEFFDALPIHKFSKQEDGWKEVLIDIDPKNGEKFRFILSKSETPMLRLFLNHYPTLVKEREHIEVSFDSETIVRQIGQRFHTNGGFALVVDYGHSGEKGDTFRAFKNHQLHDPLDEPGNADLTADVDFSILSHFCGNTSQIAIVGPTSQRSFMELVGAKERLRVLLKSAGSEEEKYRLVDGFKMLTDPEQMGERFKFFALFPKELETFIKCKR is encoded by the coding sequence ATGAACGTGCAAATACGAAGGATAATAGTTCAGCAAACCCGCAACTACAGCTATAAACCGGTGAAACGAGTGAAGTTTCCCCCAGCAGGTTCATCAGTATTGAAATTGGACAGAAACAGCAATGTTCCGTCACTCAAAAATGAGCTAAAATCTCGAATCTTTGCAACTGGGCCTATTTCGATAGCTACGTACATGAAGCAGGTACTAACCAATCCCGTGGCTGGTTATTACATGACCAGTGAGAATGTATTTGGCAGTAGAGGAGATTTTGTGACCTCTCCAGAAATTGGACAGATATTCGGAGAAATGGTTGCGGTTTGGTGTCTGAACGAGTTGTCAAAGTTTGGCAGCGTTACGCCTTGTCAATTGATCGAACTTGGGCCTGGGAAAGGAACTATGATGCGTGATATTCTAAGAGTGTTCGATCAGTTCAAAGCATGCGACGGGCTTTCGGTTCATTTGGTTGAAATGAGCGAACACTTGAGTAAAACACAGGCTGAATTGTTATGCCGTAGCAGCACCGAATATTCAGATAAACCATTCTACCGGTCTGGTATCACccccagtggaatgaaaatttactggtATCGACAACTTAATGATGTCCCACagtgtttttccattattttagCACATGAATTCTTCGATGCGTTACCGATTCATAAGTTCTCGAAGCAGGAAGACGGCTGGAAGGAAGTCCTAATCGATATCGATCCCAAAAATGGTGAAAAATTTCGATTCATTTTGTCAAAATCGGAGACGCCAATGCTTCGCTTGTTTCTGAATCACTACCCGACGCTAGTGAAAGAAAGGGAACACATTGAAGTTTCCTTCGATTCGGAAACCATCGTGCGACAGATTGGCCAGCGGTTTCACACCAACGGAGGCTTTGCGCTTGTAGTGGACTATGGTCATTCAGGAGAGAAAGGTGACACGTTCCGTGCCTTCAAAAACCACCAACTGCATGATCCGCTTGATGAGCCAGGCAACGCCGATTTAACCGCTGATGTTGACTTTTCGATTCTGAGCCACTTTTGTGGGAACACGTCGCAAATTGCCATTGTCGGACCGACCAGCCAACGGTCATTTATGGAGTTGGTCGGAGCGAAGGAACGCCTGCGGGTTTTACTCAAGAGTGCTGGAAGTGAGGAAGAAAAATATCGATTGGTGGATGGATTTAAAATGTTAACCGACCCAGAGCAGATGGGGGAGAGATTCAAGTTTTTCGCACTGTTTCCGAAGGAGCTAGAAACGTTCATAAAATGCAAAAGatga
- the LOC129778324 gene encoding ATP-dependent Clp protease ATP-binding subunit clpX-like, mitochondrial isoform X2 produces MEYLDEHVIGQELAKKVLSVAVYNHYKRIYHKLVPSSDDGTHQWSPSNASQDHHMGLELLDNKIHELKLEKSNVLMLGPTGSGKTLLVEMIARYLDVPFAICDCTTLTQSGYVGEDIDSVLTTLLQEANYSVDRAQTGIVFLDEVDKISAVRRGCGPDVGGEGVQRGMLKMLEGTIVNVRDQKTEKLRDIVQVDTTNILFVASGAYTGLDGLIATRLSQTSAEQGNDDQAEHDVNLRKVHAKDLVQFGMIPEFVGRFPVLVPFHSLNLEMLVSILTEPRNALVSQYKALLSMDRVELTFTDDALRKIAQLAMERQTGARGLRSIMETLLLEPMFEMPGSDIQTVHITEDCVKGQAKPTYIRRNKLNSAGCESDTPNSNETSQPPNEEDARNF; encoded by the exons ATGGAATATCTGGATGAGCATGTAATTGGCCAAGAACTGGCCAAGAAAGTGTTATCAGTGGCTGTTTACAATCATTACAAACGTATTTATCACAAACTTGTTCCGTCATCTGACGATGGGACACATCAATGGTCCCCTTCGAATGCCTCGCAAGATCATCATATGGGATTGGAACTGTTGGATAATAAAATACATGAGCTTAAACTGGAGAAAAGTAATGTTCTAATGTTGGGTCCGACAGGATCGGGTAAAACACTGCTTGTAGAAATGATTGCACGCTATTTGGATGTTCCATTTGCTATTTGCGACTGTACTACATTAACGCAGTCTGGTTACGTGGGAGAGGATATAGATAGTGTTCTCACAACATTACTTCAAGAAGCCAATTATAG CGTTGATCGTGCCCAAACTGGAATTGTGTTCCTCGATGAAGTGGATAAAATCAGCGCGGTTCGAAGAGGATGCGGTCCAGATGTCGGTGGCGAAGGAGTTCAACGCGGTATGCTGAAAATGTTGGAAGGTACAATCGTAAATGTACGAGATCAGAAAACAGAGAAGTTACGGGACATTGTACAAGTCGATACAACTAACATTCTGTTTGTTGCGTCCGGCGCTTATACTGGTTTGGATGGGTTGATTGCGACGAGATTAAGTCAAACATCTGCAGAGCAGGGGAACGATGATCAAGCTGAACATGATGTCAATTTGCGGAAAGTTCATGCAAAAGATTTAGTACAATTCGGAATGATTCCT GAATTTGTAGGACGATTCCCAGTACTTGTGCCGTTTCATAGCCTTAATCTTGAGATGTTGGTTAGCATTCTAACAGAACCTCGGAATGCTCTGGTATCACAGTACAAAGCTTTACTTTCCATGGATCGAGTGGAATTAACCTTCACCGATGATGCGCTTAGAAAGATTGCTCAGTTGGCGATGGAAAGGCAGACTGGTGCTCGTGGGCTGAGATCCATAATG GAAACTCTCCTGCTGGAGCCAATGTTCGAGATGCCCGGATCGGATATTCAGACCGTACACATTACGGAGGACTGCGTTAAAGGTCAGGCTAAGCCAACATACATCCGTCGAAATAAGCTCAATTCAGCCGGCTGTGAATCGGATACACCGAACAGCAACGAGACGTCCCAACCGCCTAACGAGGAAGATGCTAGGAACTTTTAG
- the LOC129778324 gene encoding ATP-dependent Clp protease ATP-binding subunit clpX-like, mitochondrial isoform X1 has product MMSLSDRNTNTKGTKDDRKPPPPPKKIMEYLDEHVIGQELAKKVLSVAVYNHYKRIYHKLVPSSDDGTHQWSPSNASQDHHMGLELLDNKIHELKLEKSNVLMLGPTGSGKTLLVEMIARYLDVPFAICDCTTLTQSGYVGEDIDSVLTTLLQEANYSVDRAQTGIVFLDEVDKISAVRRGCGPDVGGEGVQRGMLKMLEGTIVNVRDQKTEKLRDIVQVDTTNILFVASGAYTGLDGLIATRLSQTSAEQGNDDQAEHDVNLRKVHAKDLVQFGMIPEFVGRFPVLVPFHSLNLEMLVSILTEPRNALVSQYKALLSMDRVELTFTDDALRKIAQLAMERQTGARGLRSIMETLLLEPMFEMPGSDIQTVHITEDCVKGQAKPTYIRRNKLNSAGCESDTPNSNETSQPPNEEDARNF; this is encoded by the exons ATGATGAGCCTTTCCGATCGTAATACAAACACAAAAGGTACGAAGGATGATCGTAAGCCTCCTCCACCACCGAAGAAAATAATGGAATATCTGGATGAGCATGTAATTGGCCAAGAACTGGCCAAGAAAGTGTTATCAGTGGCTGTTTACAATCATTACAAACGTATTTATCACAAACTTGTTCCGTCATCTGACGATGGGACACATCAATGGTCCCCTTCGAATGCCTCGCAAGATCATCATATGGGATTGGAACTGTTGGATAATAAAATACATGAGCTTAAACTGGAGAAAAGTAATGTTCTAATGTTGGGTCCGACAGGATCGGGTAAAACACTGCTTGTAGAAATGATTGCACGCTATTTGGATGTTCCATTTGCTATTTGCGACTGTACTACATTAACGCAGTCTGGTTACGTGGGAGAGGATATAGATAGTGTTCTCACAACATTACTTCAAGAAGCCAATTATAG CGTTGATCGTGCCCAAACTGGAATTGTGTTCCTCGATGAAGTGGATAAAATCAGCGCGGTTCGAAGAGGATGCGGTCCAGATGTCGGTGGCGAAGGAGTTCAACGCGGTATGCTGAAAATGTTGGAAGGTACAATCGTAAATGTACGAGATCAGAAAACAGAGAAGTTACGGGACATTGTACAAGTCGATACAACTAACATTCTGTTTGTTGCGTCCGGCGCTTATACTGGTTTGGATGGGTTGATTGCGACGAGATTAAGTCAAACATCTGCAGAGCAGGGGAACGATGATCAAGCTGAACATGATGTCAATTTGCGGAAAGTTCATGCAAAAGATTTAGTACAATTCGGAATGATTCCT GAATTTGTAGGACGATTCCCAGTACTTGTGCCGTTTCATAGCCTTAATCTTGAGATGTTGGTTAGCATTCTAACAGAACCTCGGAATGCTCTGGTATCACAGTACAAAGCTTTACTTTCCATGGATCGAGTGGAATTAACCTTCACCGATGATGCGCTTAGAAAGATTGCTCAGTTGGCGATGGAAAGGCAGACTGGTGCTCGTGGGCTGAGATCCATAATG GAAACTCTCCTGCTGGAGCCAATGTTCGAGATGCCCGGATCGGATATTCAGACCGTACACATTACGGAGGACTGCGTTAAAGGTCAGGCTAAGCCAACATACATCCGTCGAAATAAGCTCAATTCAGCCGGCTGTGAATCGGATACACCGAACAGCAACGAGACGTCCCAACCGCCTAACGAGGAAGATGCTAGGAACTTTTAG